The following are encoded together in the Octopus sinensis linkage group LG15, ASM634580v1, whole genome shotgun sequence genome:
- the LOC115219709 gene encoding transmembrane protein 9 isoform X2, whose amino-acid sequence MSSLTRLFYICLFTVVATVVTAQYEDYRCKCVCPSQTVVNATETGRKVYIKKVNPNQCKCEDVVWPLPEKATEFCPRCECKYQSRNVTLIKIMVTIIICVVSLLFVYMVFLLCLDPLLVKKPGRYQEQTNEEVTFTAGKTWTLFEDEQTLPPAPSSVTPELVAPPPPPPPPLAAQLGRQRSILNRVSDEQKKWKGTVQEQRRNIYDRHSMLN is encoded by the exons GCCCAGTATGAAGATTACCGTTGCAAGTGTGTCTGTCCATCACAGACTGTTGTCAATGCCACAGAAACTGGACGCAAGGTTTATATAAAGAAGGTCAACCCAAACCAGTG CAAATGTGAAGATGTTGTCTGGCCTCTACCTGAGAAGGCCACAGAATTCTGTCCTCGCTGTGAGTGCAAGTATCAGAGTAGAAATGTCACTCTGATAAAG ATTATGGTGACCATCATAATATGCGTGGTATCATTGCTGTTTGTCTACATGGTGTTCCTGCTCTGTCTGGATCCGTTGCTTGTCAAGAAACCAGGTCGCTACCAAGAGCAGACAAATGAGGag GTTACTTTCACGGCTGGGAAAACATGGACCCTCTTCGAA GATGAGCAGACATTACCTCCAGCACCCAGCAGTGTAACACCAGAGCTTGttgcaccaccacctccaccaccaccgccactagcCGCACAGCTTGGCAGACAGCGCTCCATTCTCAACAGAGTCAGTGACGAGCAGAAGAAGTGGAAAGGCACTGTGCAGGAGCAGAGACGTAACATCTATGACCGTCATTCCATGTTGAATTGA
- the LOC115219709 gene encoding transmembrane protein 9 isoform X3 — MSSLTRLFYICLFTVVATVVTAQYEDYRCKCVCPSQTVVNATETGRKVYIKKVNPNQCKCEDVVWPLPEKATEFCPRCECKYQSRNVTLIKIMVTIIICVVSLLFVYMVFLLCLDPLLVKKPGRYQEQTNEEVNLDEQTLPPAPSSVTPELVAPPPPPPPPLAAQLGRQRSILNRVSDEQKKWKGTVQEQRRNIYDRHSMLN; from the exons GCCCAGTATGAAGATTACCGTTGCAAGTGTGTCTGTCCATCACAGACTGTTGTCAATGCCACAGAAACTGGACGCAAGGTTTATATAAAGAAGGTCAACCCAAACCAGTG CAAATGTGAAGATGTTGTCTGGCCTCTACCTGAGAAGGCCACAGAATTCTGTCCTCGCTGTGAGTGCAAGTATCAGAGTAGAAATGTCACTCTGATAAAG ATTATGGTGACCATCATAATATGCGTGGTATCATTGCTGTTTGTCTACATGGTGTTCCTGCTCTGTCTGGATCCGTTGCTTGTCAAGAAACCAGGTCGCTACCAAGAGCAGACAAATGAGGaggtgaatttg GATGAGCAGACATTACCTCCAGCACCCAGCAGTGTAACACCAGAGCTTGttgcaccaccacctccaccaccaccgccactagcCGCACAGCTTGGCAGACAGCGCTCCATTCTCAACAGAGTCAGTGACGAGCAGAAGAAGTGGAAAGGCACTGTGCAGGAGCAGAGACGTAACATCTATGACCGTCATTCCATGTTGAATTGA
- the LOC115219709 gene encoding transmembrane protein 9 isoform X1 — protein MSSLTRLFYICLFTVVATVVTAQYEDYRCKCVCPSQTVVNATETGRKVYIKKVNPNQCKCEDVVWPLPEKATEFCPRCECKYQSRNVTLIKIMVTIIICVVSLLFVYMVFLLCLDPLLVKKPGRYQEQTNEEVNLVTFTAGKTWTLFEDEQTLPPAPSSVTPELVAPPPPPPPPLAAQLGRQRSILNRVSDEQKKWKGTVQEQRRNIYDRHSMLN, from the exons GCCCAGTATGAAGATTACCGTTGCAAGTGTGTCTGTCCATCACAGACTGTTGTCAATGCCACAGAAACTGGACGCAAGGTTTATATAAAGAAGGTCAACCCAAACCAGTG CAAATGTGAAGATGTTGTCTGGCCTCTACCTGAGAAGGCCACAGAATTCTGTCCTCGCTGTGAGTGCAAGTATCAGAGTAGAAATGTCACTCTGATAAAG ATTATGGTGACCATCATAATATGCGTGGTATCATTGCTGTTTGTCTACATGGTGTTCCTGCTCTGTCTGGATCCGTTGCTTGTCAAGAAACCAGGTCGCTACCAAGAGCAGACAAATGAGGaggtgaatttg GTTACTTTCACGGCTGGGAAAACATGGACCCTCTTCGAA GATGAGCAGACATTACCTCCAGCACCCAGCAGTGTAACACCAGAGCTTGttgcaccaccacctccaccaccaccgccactagcCGCACAGCTTGGCAGACAGCGCTCCATTCTCAACAGAGTCAGTGACGAGCAGAAGAAGTGGAAAGGCACTGTGCAGGAGCAGAGACGTAACATCTATGACCGTCATTCCATGTTGAATTGA